A single Micromonospora sp. CCTCC AA 2012012 DNA region contains:
- the ppc gene encoding phosphoenolpyruvate carboxylase codes for MTDQHDHDGPDAALRADIRRLGTLLGQTLARQEGRPLLDLVEEIRAEVRSDAPAAAQRLGGLDVSTGTKLARAFSTYFHLANITEQVHRARDLRRRRATHGGWLDQAAKMIAERGVPAEEIAAAARRLAVRPVFTAHPTEAARRSILSKLRAIADELDTETANAILYGASDEGPANRRLAELLDLMWQTDELRLDRPDPTDEARNAIYYLRDLYAEAAPQVLDDLADTLRTLGVETSPTARPLTFGTWIGGDRDGNPFVTPAVTREVLRIQHEHGIAATEKAMDQLINEVSVSRRLRAVSLDLSASLAADLDALPEVAPRFRRVNAEEPYRLKARCVKAKLANTRERLRTGTAHAPGRDYRGSAELIADLELLRASLARNSGQLTAVGRLASTIRTVSAFGLHLATMDVREHAEKHHEVLAQLYEAVGEVPDYPSLTRLERTKLLADELTGRRPLSTLDTPLTESARKTFDVFATIREAQDRFGAEVIESYIISMTLGVDDVLAAVLLAREAGLLDVHSGRARIGIVPLLETPAELNAGGELLDELLSLPAYRALVAARGDVQEVMLGYSDSNKEAGITTSQWSIHRAQRALRDVAARHGVHLRLFHGRGGTVGRGGGPTHDAILAQPYGTLDGAIKVTEQGEVISDKYTLPALARENLELTVAAVLQATLLHTAPRQPAEQLERWDAAMDVVSDSAFRCYRSLVEDPDLPAYFWASTPTELLGALNIGSRPAKRPNTGAGLSGLRAIPWVFGWTQTRQIVPGWFGVGSGLAAARAAGLEDVLAEMNRNWHFFRTFLSNVEMMLTKTDLSIARRYVETLVPKKLHPIFDKIEQEYELTKQEVLAITGSPALLENSPVLQRTLAVRDTYLEPLHHLQVALLRQYRDSGAAGRAVATAPGGRRAPSDGTALERALLTTVNGIAAGMRNTG; via the coding sequence GTGACCGACCAGCACGACCACGACGGCCCGGACGCCGCGCTGCGGGCCGACATCCGCCGCCTCGGAACGCTTCTCGGGCAGACCCTCGCCCGCCAGGAGGGCCGCCCGCTGCTCGACCTGGTCGAGGAGATCCGCGCCGAGGTCCGCTCCGACGCCCCCGCCGCCGCCCAGCGGCTCGGCGGCCTCGACGTCAGCACCGGCACCAAGCTGGCCCGGGCCTTCTCCACCTACTTCCACCTCGCCAACATCACCGAGCAGGTGCACCGGGCCCGGGACCTGCGCCGCCGCCGGGCCACCCACGGCGGCTGGCTGGACCAGGCCGCCAAGATGATCGCCGAGCGCGGGGTGCCGGCCGAGGAGATCGCCGCCGCCGCCCGCCGCCTGGCGGTACGCCCGGTCTTCACCGCGCACCCGACCGAGGCGGCCCGCCGCTCGATCCTGTCCAAGCTGCGCGCGATCGCCGACGAGCTGGACACCGAGACGGCCAACGCGATCCTCTACGGCGCCAGCGACGAGGGCCCGGCCAACCGGCGGCTGGCCGAGCTGCTGGACCTGATGTGGCAGACCGACGAGCTGCGGCTGGACCGGCCGGACCCGACGGACGAGGCCCGCAACGCCATCTACTACCTGCGCGACCTGTACGCCGAGGCCGCCCCGCAGGTCCTCGACGACCTCGCCGACACGCTGCGCACCCTCGGCGTGGAGACCTCACCGACCGCCCGCCCGCTGACCTTCGGCACCTGGATCGGCGGCGACCGGGACGGCAATCCCTTCGTCACCCCGGCGGTCACCCGCGAGGTGCTGCGCATCCAGCACGAGCACGGCATCGCGGCCACCGAGAAGGCGATGGACCAGCTCATCAACGAGGTATCGGTGTCCCGCCGGCTGCGCGCGGTGTCGCTGGACCTCTCCGCCAGCCTCGCCGCCGACCTCGACGCACTGCCCGAGGTGGCGCCCCGGTTCCGCCGGGTCAACGCCGAGGAGCCGTACCGGCTCAAGGCGCGCTGCGTGAAGGCGAAGCTGGCCAACACCCGCGAGCGGCTGCGCACCGGCACCGCGCACGCCCCCGGGCGGGACTACCGGGGCTCGGCCGAGCTGATCGCCGACCTGGAGCTGCTGCGTGCCTCCCTCGCCCGCAACTCCGGGCAGCTCACCGCCGTCGGCCGGCTCGCCTCCACCATCCGTACGGTCTCCGCGTTCGGCCTGCACCTGGCGACGATGGACGTCCGGGAGCACGCCGAGAAGCACCACGAGGTGCTCGCCCAGCTCTACGAGGCGGTCGGCGAGGTGCCGGACTACCCGTCGCTGACCCGGCTGGAGCGGACCAAGCTCCTCGCCGACGAGCTGACCGGCCGCCGGCCGCTCTCCACCCTGGACACCCCGCTGACCGAGTCGGCGCGCAAGACGTTCGACGTCTTCGCCACCATCCGCGAGGCGCAGGACCGGTTCGGCGCCGAGGTGATCGAGTCGTACATCATCTCGATGACCCTGGGCGTCGACGACGTGCTCGCCGCGGTGCTGCTGGCCCGCGAGGCCGGCCTGCTGGACGTGCACTCCGGTCGGGCCCGGATCGGCATCGTGCCGCTGCTGGAGACCCCGGCCGAGCTGAACGCCGGCGGTGAGCTGCTCGACGAGCTGCTCTCCCTGCCGGCCTACCGGGCGCTCGTCGCGGCCCGGGGCGACGTGCAGGAGGTGATGCTGGGCTACTCCGACTCCAACAAGGAGGCGGGCATCACCACCAGCCAGTGGTCCATCCACCGGGCCCAGCGCGCGCTGCGCGACGTGGCCGCCCGGCACGGCGTACACCTGCGGCTCTTCCACGGTCGGGGCGGCACGGTCGGTCGGGGTGGCGGCCCCACCCACGACGCGATCCTGGCCCAGCCGTACGGCACGCTGGACGGCGCGATCAAGGTGACCGAGCAGGGCGAGGTCATCTCCGACAAGTACACGCTGCCCGCGCTGGCCCGGGAGAACCTGGAGCTGACGGTGGCCGCGGTGCTCCAGGCGACGCTGCTGCACACCGCCCCCCGGCAGCCGGCCGAGCAGCTGGAACGCTGGGACGCGGCGATGGACGTGGTCTCCGACTCGGCCTTCCGGTGCTACCGGTCGCTGGTCGAGGACCCGGACCTGCCGGCGTACTTCTGGGCGTCCACCCCGACCGAGCTGCTCGGCGCGCTGAACATCGGCTCCCGGCCGGCGAAGCGGCCGAACACCGGGGCCGGCCTGAGCGGCCTGCGGGCCATCCCGTGGGTGTTCGGCTGGACGCAGACCCGGCAGATCGTGCCGGGCTGGTTCGGGGTCGGCTCCGGGTTGGCCGCCGCGCGGGCGGCCGGGCTGGAGGACGTGCTCGCCGAGATGAACCGGAACTGGCACTTCTTCCGCACGTTCCTGTCGAACGTCGAGATGATGCTGACCAAGACCGACCTCAGCATCGCCCGCCGGTACGTGGAGACGCTGGTCCCGAAGAAGCTGCACCCGATCTTCGACAAGATCGAGCAGGAGTACGAGCTGACCAAGCAGGAGGTGCTGGCGATCACCGGTTCGCCGGCCCTGCTGGAGAACTCGCCGGTGCTCCAGCGCACCCTGGCCGTCCGGGACACCTACCTGGAGCCGCTGCACCACCTCCAGGTGGCGCTGCTGCGGCAGTACCGGGACTCGGGCGCCGCCGGCCGGGCCGTCGCCACGGCACCGGGCGGCCGCCGGGCCCCGAGCGACGGCACCGCCCTGGAGCGGGCACTGCTGACCACGGTCAACGGCATCGCCGCCGGCATGCGCAACACCGGCTGA
- the rmuC gene encoding DNA recombination protein RmuC, with protein MSFSTLAVVVLCLAAGGAVGWLAARSRAAADIARLEATLEATRAGEGRLEQSMRALSYEATAQSQEAVARAVAPLHDTLRRYEARVAELEHDRVDAYAELREQVRAMGAVSGELRTETKQLVAALRAPQVRGRWGEHQLRRIVEAAGMLEHCDFSEQVTAATDHQGVRPDLVVRLHGGRTVVVDAKAPFDAYLTAMEARDERGRDTHLDAHARHLRAHVDALAAKSYWAAFDSTPEFVVLFVPADPFLDVALQRDPTLLEHAFARNVVLATPATLVALLRTVAYSWRQEVLARNAVAVHSLARELYGRLSTLGEHVGKLGSSLGGAVTAYNRAVGSLEARVLVSARKLAELGVSDQELVTPAQVELAPRQPQAPELLEGGLSSPSTSAERPANIDV; from the coding sequence ATGAGCTTCTCGACGCTGGCCGTGGTGGTGCTCTGCCTCGCCGCGGGCGGCGCGGTCGGCTGGCTGGCCGCCCGGTCCCGCGCGGCGGCCGACATCGCCCGGCTGGAGGCGACCCTGGAGGCCACCCGGGCGGGCGAGGGGCGGCTGGAGCAGTCGATGCGGGCGCTGAGCTACGAGGCGACCGCGCAGTCGCAGGAGGCGGTCGCCCGGGCGGTGGCGCCGCTGCACGACACGCTGCGCCGCTACGAGGCGCGGGTGGCCGAGCTGGAGCACGACCGGGTCGACGCGTACGCCGAGCTGCGCGAGCAGGTGCGGGCGATGGGCGCGGTCTCCGGCGAGCTGCGCACCGAGACCAAGCAGCTGGTGGCCGCGCTGCGCGCGCCGCAGGTGCGCGGCCGGTGGGGTGAGCACCAGCTCCGCCGGATCGTCGAGGCCGCCGGCATGCTGGAGCACTGCGACTTCAGCGAGCAGGTCACCGCCGCGACCGACCACCAGGGGGTACGCCCCGACCTGGTGGTCCGGCTGCACGGCGGCCGGACGGTGGTGGTCGACGCCAAGGCGCCCTTCGACGCCTACCTGACGGCGATGGAGGCGCGCGACGAGCGGGGCCGCGACACCCACCTGGACGCGCACGCCCGGCACCTGCGGGCGCATGTGGACGCCCTGGCCGCCAAGTCCTACTGGGCGGCGTTCGACTCGACACCCGAGTTCGTGGTGCTCTTCGTGCCGGCCGACCCGTTCCTCGACGTGGCGTTGCAGCGCGACCCGACGCTGCTGGAGCACGCGTTCGCCCGCAACGTGGTGCTGGCGACGCCGGCCACGCTGGTGGCGCTGCTGCGCACGGTGGCCTACTCGTGGCGGCAGGAGGTGCTGGCCCGCAACGCGGTGGCGGTCCACTCCCTGGCCCGCGAGCTGTACGGCCGACTCTCCACGTTGGGCGAACACGTCGGCAAGCTCGGCTCGTCGCTCGGCGGTGCGGTCACGGCGTACAACCGGGCGGTCGGGTCGCTGGAGGCGCGGGTGCTGGTGAGCGCCCGCAAGCTGGCCGAGCTGGGCGTCTCCGACCAGGAGCTGGTCACCCCGGCGCAGGTCGAGCTGGCACCCCGCCAGCCGCAGGCCCCGGAGCTGCTGGAAGGCGGCCTGAGCAGCCCGTCCACATCGGCCGAACGGCCAGCGAACATCGACGTTTAA
- a CDS encoding cyclase family protein, whose product MTGQQYRAQFDAEISFANGGGLRTEGFRLDIPGSDITDDELAALLVRHLGLLMVAEVRVSGKTIIEEPHKGGRGVTAAAPGPRRLVELSHVVSDGMVTLPGWPAPRITDWLTREASRANYAPGVEFHVARIDMIANTGTYLDTPAHRWADGADLAGMPVDRLADLPGVLVRVPAGTRAVDPLLLAPYEVAGRAVLLHTGWDAHFGTDRYAAPDAPYLTGEGARWLVEAGAALVGIDSINIDDMSPAAAGERPAHSALLAAGVPIVEHLTGLDALPPTGFRFTAAPPRVAGMGTFPVRAFATIGT is encoded by the coding sequence ATGACGGGGCAGCAGTACCGGGCGCAGTTCGACGCCGAGATCAGCTTCGCCAACGGCGGCGGCCTGCGGACCGAGGGATTCCGACTGGACATCCCCGGGTCGGACATCACCGACGACGAGTTGGCCGCGCTCCTGGTCCGGCACCTGGGGCTGCTGATGGTGGCCGAGGTGCGGGTCAGCGGAAAGACGATCATCGAGGAGCCGCACAAGGGCGGGCGGGGCGTGACCGCCGCCGCTCCCGGCCCACGGCGGCTGGTCGAGCTGAGCCACGTGGTCAGCGACGGGATGGTCACCCTGCCCGGCTGGCCGGCGCCCCGGATCACCGACTGGCTGACCCGGGAGGCGTCCCGGGCGAACTACGCCCCGGGCGTCGAGTTCCACGTCGCCCGGATCGACATGATCGCCAACACCGGCACCTACCTGGACACCCCCGCCCACCGCTGGGCCGACGGGGCCGACCTCGCCGGGATGCCGGTGGACCGCCTCGCCGACCTGCCCGGAGTGCTGGTCCGGGTGCCGGCCGGCACCCGCGCGGTGGACCCGCTGCTGCTGGCCCCGTACGAGGTGGCCGGGCGGGCGGTGCTGCTGCACACCGGCTGGGACGCCCACTTCGGCACCGACCGGTACGCGGCCCCCGACGCGCCCTACCTGACCGGGGAGGGCGCCCGGTGGCTGGTCGAGGCGGGCGCCGCCCTGGTCGGCATCGACTCGATCAACATCGACGACATGAGCCCGGCCGCCGCCGGTGAACGGCCGGCGCACAGCGCGCTGCTGGCGGCGGGCGTCCCGATCGTGGAGCACCTGACCGGCCTGGACGCGCTGCCCCCGACCGGCTTCCGGTTCACCGCCGCCCCGCCCCGGGTGGCGGGCATGGGCACCTTCCCGGTCCGCGCCTTCGCCACGATCGGCACCTGA
- a CDS encoding helix-turn-helix domain-containing protein — protein MPEGSGSDPRRKTTPARWRVLGAPDGMLVYQVRCIVENHGWSETVDDGRYKIVLGRSGAYHHRLNGRTTVIDPTSVLITRPGDEQAAAHPYGCGDSYTCLEIDRDVLAQRPDAAGWLDRSGWDGHSDASLDLAHRMLVAECRRGLDRFEMAERLHRFLGRLLTHSALAADGPDAEIERAVRRRPATMAAHRRLADRAREVLATSDFTLGLAEVAREVGASPHHLSRVFQRVTGSSLTAYRNRLRVRAVLDTLAEPDGPPLGRLASDYGFTDQAHLTRVVRDQVGHPPARLRKLLVPTQPAGD, from the coding sequence ATGCCTGAGGGAAGCGGGAGCGATCCGCGCCGCAAGACCACGCCGGCCCGGTGGCGGGTGCTCGGCGCACCGGACGGGATGCTGGTCTATCAGGTCCGGTGCATCGTCGAGAACCACGGCTGGTCGGAGACCGTGGACGACGGCCGGTACAAGATCGTCCTGGGCCGCTCCGGCGCGTACCACCACCGGCTCAACGGCCGGACGACGGTCATCGACCCCACCTCGGTGCTGATCACCCGGCCCGGTGACGAGCAGGCGGCGGCGCACCCGTACGGCTGCGGCGACTCGTACACCTGCCTGGAGATCGACCGGGACGTGCTGGCCCAGCGGCCGGACGCGGCCGGCTGGCTGGACCGGTCGGGCTGGGACGGCCACTCGGACGCCTCCCTGGACCTGGCGCACCGAATGCTGGTGGCGGAGTGCCGGCGCGGGCTGGACCGGTTCGAGATGGCCGAGCGGCTGCACCGCTTCCTGGGCCGGCTGCTGACGCACAGCGCACTGGCCGCGGACGGCCCCGACGCCGAGATCGAGCGGGCGGTACGGCGGCGCCCGGCGACGATGGCCGCGCACCGGCGCCTCGCCGACCGGGCCCGTGAGGTGCTGGCGACCTCGGACTTCACCCTCGGCCTCGCCGAGGTCGCCCGGGAGGTGGGCGCCTCGCCGCACCACCTCAGCCGGGTCTTCCAGCGGGTCACCGGCAGCAGCCTCACCGCCTACCGGAACCGGCTGCGGGTGCGGGCGGTGCTGGACACCCTCGCCGAGCCGGACGGACCGCCGCTGGGCCGGCTGGCCAGCGACTACGGCTTCACCGATCAGGCGCACCTGACCCGGGTGGTCCGGGACCAGGTCGGTCATCCGCCGGCCCGGCTGCGCAAGCTGCTCGTGCCGACCCAGCCGGCCGGAGACTGA
- the mfd gene encoding transcription-repair coupling factor produces MLTGLFTAALVDPGLARARDLARSGAAQVDGLDLTAPAALRPFAVAAVAVDESGGGAGRPVLAVTATSREADDLAAALGSLLPPEQVAVFPSWETLPHERLSPRSDTVGRRLAVLRRLAHPESADAHGRTGPLRVVVAPVRSLLQPQLKGLGDLEPVQLAAGDEADLEEVARQLTDMAYARVDLVTKRGEFAVRGGILDVFPPTDEHPSRVEFWGDEVEEIRTFAVADQRTIEGVPMLWAPPCRELLLTPAVRKRAAALAQEHPELAEILDKLAEGIPVEGMESLVPALLGDESLELLLDCMPAGTHVLLCDPERIRTRAHDLVRTSEEFLQASWAAAAVGGQAPVDLGAAAFKTLAEVRATARALRQPWWTLAPFGLVEAEAAPARQPWEDAPTEVDVTPDDAIAVSLAAQPAPLYHGETARVVDDLTRWAGEGWSIALVFEGHGPAQRAVEVLRDAGLGARLTDQVPAAPAPGEVLVSCGCLTAGFVDEASKFVLLTGNDVSGGRGTSMRDVRKMPSRRRNTIDPLELKAGDFVVHEQHGIGRYVELVQRTVNGASREYLVIEYAASKRGQPGDRLFVPTDQLDQLSRYVGGEQPTLHKMGGSDWQKSKARARKAVKEIAAQLIQLYAARKASKGHSFGPDTPWQRELEDAFPWQETPDQLAAIEEVKRDMEQTVPMDRLICGDVGYGKTEIAVRAAFKAVQDGKQVAVLVPTTLLVQQHYNTFAERMSQFPVTIRQLSRFQTPKEAEQTLAMAADGTADIVIGTHRLLQAATRFKALGMVIVDEEQRFGVEHKEHLKTMRASVDVLSMSATPIPRTLEMAITGIREMSTIATPPEERHPVLTFVGAYDDRQVAASIHRELLRDGQVFYLHNRVESIDKAARRIRELVPEARVAVAHGQMGEDALEKVMVGFWEKEFDVLVCTTIVESGIDIPNANTLIVERADLLGLAQLHQIRGRVGRGRERAYAYFLYPPEKPLTEHAHERLATIAQHTELGAGMYVAMKDLEIRGAGNLLGGEQSGHIEGVGFDLYVRMVGEAVSAFKGESTEEEVDVKIDLPIDAHLPHDYVAVERLRLEMYRKLAEARDEERLREVVAEMTDRYGEPPAPVQNLVAVARFRLLARRYGLTDVSMQGKHLRFGPLPLPDSKQLRLKRYHPDSVYKQATDQVSVPRPSTRRIGGEPLRDQALLEWCAQLLKDVLGEPALAGAR; encoded by the coding sequence ATGCTCACCGGACTGTTCACCGCCGCCCTGGTCGATCCCGGTCTGGCCCGGGCCCGTGACCTGGCGCGCTCCGGTGCCGCCCAGGTCGACGGCCTCGACCTGACCGCCCCGGCGGCGCTGCGCCCGTTCGCGGTCGCGGCCGTCGCGGTCGACGAGTCGGGTGGCGGCGCCGGGCGGCCGGTGCTCGCCGTCACCGCCACCAGCCGGGAGGCCGACGACCTGGCCGCCGCGCTGGGCAGCCTGCTGCCCCCGGAGCAGGTGGCGGTCTTCCCGTCCTGGGAGACGCTGCCGCACGAGCGGCTCTCGCCCCGCTCCGACACCGTCGGCCGGCGGCTGGCGGTGCTGCGCCGGCTGGCGCATCCGGAGTCCGCCGACGCGCACGGCCGTACCGGGCCGCTGCGGGTGGTCGTGGCGCCCGTCCGGTCGCTGCTGCAACCGCAGCTCAAGGGGCTTGGCGACCTGGAGCCGGTGCAGCTCGCGGCGGGTGACGAGGCGGACCTGGAGGAGGTCGCCCGCCAGCTCACCGACATGGCGTACGCGCGGGTGGACCTGGTCACCAAGCGCGGCGAGTTCGCCGTCCGGGGCGGCATCCTCGACGTCTTCCCGCCCACCGACGAGCACCCGTCCCGGGTCGAGTTCTGGGGCGACGAGGTGGAGGAGATCCGCACCTTCGCCGTCGCCGACCAGCGCACCATCGAAGGCGTACCGATGCTGTGGGCGCCGCCCTGCCGGGAGCTGCTGCTCACGCCGGCCGTGCGGAAGCGGGCCGCCGCGCTGGCGCAGGAGCACCCGGAGCTGGCCGAGATCCTCGACAAGCTGGCCGAGGGCATCCCGGTGGAGGGGATGGAGTCGCTGGTCCCGGCGCTGCTCGGCGACGAGAGCCTGGAGCTGCTGCTGGACTGCATGCCGGCCGGCACCCACGTCCTGCTCTGCGACCCGGAGCGGATCCGCACCCGGGCGCACGACCTGGTCCGTACCTCCGAGGAGTTCCTCCAGGCGAGCTGGGCCGCGGCCGCCGTCGGCGGCCAGGCCCCGGTCGACCTCGGCGCCGCCGCCTTCAAGACCCTGGCCGAGGTACGCGCCACCGCCCGCGCCCTGCGCCAGCCGTGGTGGACGCTGGCCCCGTTCGGGCTGGTGGAGGCGGAGGCCGCCCCGGCGCGGCAGCCGTGGGAGGACGCGCCGACCGAGGTCGACGTCACCCCCGACGACGCGATCGCGGTGAGCCTGGCCGCCCAGCCCGCCCCGCTCTATCACGGCGAGACCGCGCGGGTGGTCGACGACCTGACCCGCTGGGCCGGGGAGGGCTGGTCGATCGCGCTGGTCTTCGAGGGGCACGGTCCCGCCCAGCGGGCCGTCGAGGTGCTCCGCGACGCCGGCCTCGGCGCCCGGCTCACCGACCAGGTGCCGGCCGCGCCCGCCCCTGGCGAGGTGCTGGTCTCCTGCGGCTGCCTCACCGCCGGCTTCGTCGACGAGGCGTCGAAGTTCGTGCTGCTCACCGGCAACGACGTCAGCGGCGGTCGGGGCACCTCCATGCGGGACGTGCGCAAGATGCCCAGCCGGCGGCGCAACACCATCGACCCGCTGGAGCTGAAGGCCGGCGACTTCGTGGTGCACGAGCAGCACGGCATCGGCCGGTACGTCGAGCTGGTCCAGCGCACCGTCAACGGCGCGAGCCGCGAATACCTGGTCATCGAGTACGCCGCCAGCAAGCGCGGCCAGCCCGGCGACCGGCTCTTCGTCCCCACCGACCAGCTCGACCAGCTCTCCCGGTACGTCGGCGGCGAGCAGCCCACCCTGCACAAGATGGGTGGCTCCGACTGGCAGAAGTCCAAGGCCCGGGCCCGCAAGGCGGTCAAGGAGATCGCCGCCCAGCTGATCCAGCTCTACGCCGCCCGGAAGGCGTCCAAGGGGCACTCGTTCGGCCCGGACACCCCGTGGCAGCGGGAGCTGGAGGACGCCTTCCCCTGGCAGGAGACGCCCGACCAGTTGGCCGCCATCGAGGAGGTCAAGCGGGACATGGAGCAGACCGTCCCGATGGACCGCCTGATCTGCGGCGACGTCGGGTACGGCAAGACCGAGATCGCCGTCCGGGCCGCGTTCAAGGCGGTGCAGGACGGCAAGCAGGTCGCCGTGCTGGTGCCGACCACCCTGCTGGTGCAGCAGCACTACAACACCTTCGCCGAGCGGATGAGCCAGTTCCCGGTGACGATCCGGCAGCTCAGCCGCTTCCAGACGCCGAAGGAGGCCGAGCAGACCCTGGCGATGGCCGCCGACGGCACGGCCGACATCGTGATCGGCACCCACCGGCTGCTCCAGGCGGCCACCCGGTTCAAGGCGCTGGGCATGGTGATCGTCGACGAGGAGCAGCGCTTCGGCGTCGAGCACAAGGAGCACCTGAAGACCATGCGCGCCTCGGTCGACGTGCTGAGCATGTCGGCCACCCCGATCCCGCGGACGCTGGAGATGGCGATCACCGGCATCCGGGAGATGTCCACCATCGCCACCCCGCCGGAGGAGCGGCACCCGGTGCTGACCTTCGTCGGGGCGTACGACGACCGGCAGGTGGCCGCCTCCATCCACCGCGAGCTGCTCCGCGACGGCCAGGTCTTCTACCTGCACAACCGGGTCGAGTCGATCGACAAGGCGGCCCGCCGGATCCGCGAGCTGGTGCCCGAGGCGCGGGTCGCGGTGGCACACGGGCAGATGGGCGAGGACGCCCTGGAGAAGGTCATGGTCGGCTTCTGGGAGAAGGAGTTCGACGTCCTGGTCTGCACCACGATCGTGGAGTCCGGCATCGACATCCCCAACGCCAACACCCTCATCGTGGAGCGGGCCGACCTGCTCGGCCTGGCCCAGCTGCACCAGATCCGCGGCCGGGTCGGCCGGGGCCGGGAGCGGGCGTACGCGTACTTCCTCTATCCGCCGGAGAAGCCGCTGACCGAGCACGCGCACGAGCGGCTGGCCACCATCGCCCAGCACACCGAGCTGGGCGCCGGCATGTACGTGGCGATGAAGGACCTGGAGATCCGGGGCGCCGGCAACCTGCTCGGCGGCGAGCAGTCCGGCCACATCGAGGGCGTCGGCTTCGACCTGTACGTCCGGATGGTCGGCGAGGCGGTGTCGGCGTTCAAGGGGGAGAGCACCGAGGAGGAGGTCGACGTCAAGATCGACCTGCCGATCGACGCGCACCTGCCGCACGACTACGTCGCCGTGGAGCGGCTGCGCCTGGAGATGTACCGCAAGCTCGCCGAGGCCCGCGACGAGGAGCGGTTGCGTGAGGTGGTCGCCGAGATGACCGACCGGTACGGCGAGCCGCCCGCCCCGGTGCAGAACCTGGTCGCGGTGGCCCGGTTCCGGCTGCTGGCCCGCCGGTACGGCCTCACCGACGTGTCGATGCAGGGCAAGCACCTGCGGTTCGGGCCGCTGCCGCTGCCCGACTCGAAGCAGCTGCGGCTCAAGCGTTACCACCCGGACTCGGTCTACAAGCAGGCCACCGACCAGGTCAGCGTGCCCCGGCCGAGCACCCGACGGATCGGCGGCGAGCCGCTGCGCGACCAGGCGTTGCTGGAATGGTGCGCCCAGCTCCTCAAGGATGTTCTCGGCGAACCGGCCCTGGCGGGGGCGCGGTGA